The Accipiter gentilis chromosome 19, bAccGen1.1, whole genome shotgun sequence genome has a window encoding:
- the DGAT2 gene encoding diacylglycerol O-acyltransferase 2: MKTIIAAYSGVLRGTGSSILSALQDLFWLSKSKVEKQLQIISVLQWVLTFLIMGVACTLILMYILCTDCWAIAALYLAWLVFDWNTPKKGGRRSQWVRNWAIWRYFRDYFPIRLVKTHNLLTTRNYIFGYHPHGIMGLGAFCNFSTEATGVGQKFPGIRPYLATLAGNFRMPILRDYLMSGGICPVNRDSIDYILSKNGSGNAIIIVVGGAAESLNCTPGKNSVTLKNRKGFVKLALRHGADLVPVYSFGENEVYKQVIFEEGSWGRWVQKKFQKHIGFAPCIFHGRGLFSSNTWGLLPYSKPITTVVGEPITIPKIDNPSQREVDFYHSIYVDSLIKLFDKYKSKFGLPETEVLEVN; this comes from the exons ATGAAGACCATCATCGCTGCCTACTCCGGGGTGCTGCGAG gcACAGGATCGAGCATTCTTTCTGCTCTGCAGGATTTGTTTTGGCTATCTAAATCCAAAGTAGAGAAACAACTCCAGATCATCTCTGTGCTGCAATGGGTTCTCACTTTCCTTATCATGG GTGTTGCTTGCACTTTAATCCTCATGTACATACTGTGCACAGATTGCTGGGCGATTGCTGCTCTATATTTAGCCTGGCTGGTATTTGACTGGAATACACCAAAGAAAG gtGGAAGAAGATCCCAATGGGTGAGAAACTGGGCTATATGGAGGTACTTCAGGGATTATTTTCCAATAAGA CTGGTTAAAACCCACAATCTGCTGACCACCAGGAATTACATTTTTGGGTACCATCCACATGGCATCATGGGCTTGGGTGCCTTTTGCAACTTCAGCACAGAGGCCACAGGTGTTGGCCAGAAATTCCCTGGGATCCGACCATACCTTGCTACCCTGGCTGGGAACTTCAGGATGCCAATTTTGAGGGACTACTTAATGTCTGGTG GTATATGTCCTGTGAACCGTGACAGCATAGACTACATCTTGTCCAAGAACGGCAGTGGCAATGCCATCATCATCGTGGTCGGAGGGGCAGCAGAGTCCCTGAACTGCACCCCAGGGAAGAACTCTGTGACGCTGAAAAACCGGAAAGGATTTGTGAAATTGGCTCTACGGCACGG TGCGGACTTGGTTCCTGTCTACTCCTTTGGGGAGAATGAAGTGTACAAGCAGGTGATCTTTGAGGAGGGTTCCTGGGGAAGATGGGTTCAGAAGAAGTTTCAGAAGCACATTGGCTTTGCTCCATGCATCTTTCATGGCCGTGGCCTCTTCTCCTCCAACACCTGGGGATTATTACCTTACTCCAAGCCCATCACTACTGTTG TTGGGGAGCCCATCACCATTCCCAAAATCGATAACCCATCCCAGAGGGAAGTGGACTTCTACCACAGCATATATGTGGACTCCCTGATCAAACTATTTGACAAGTATAAGAGTAAATTTGGCCTGCCAGAGACTGAAGTCTTGGAAGTCAACTGA